One genomic segment of Desertifilum tharense IPPAS B-1220 includes these proteins:
- a CDS encoding DUF433 domain-containing protein, whose protein sequence is MRFPRITVNPDRMGGVPCIRGLRIPVSTVVNMLADGIAIADILEAYPDLEIEDIQESLGYTSARD, encoded by the coding sequence ATGAGATTTCCCCGTATTACAGTTAATCCCGATCGTATGGGAGGAGTACCTTGTATCAGAGGTTTACGGATTCCAGTTTCTACCGTAGTCAATATGCTTGCTGATGGGATAGCGATCGCAGATATCTTAGAAGCTTATCCAGATTTAGAGATTGAAGATATTCAAGAATCTTTGGGGTATACAAGTGCGAGGGATTAA
- a CDS encoding 2-oxoisovalerate dehydrogenase, which translates to MTELIFLVEDDPEGGYVARALGESIFTQADSLPELRERVKDAVHCHYPDEATRPKLIRLHIVHDEVIAS; encoded by the coding sequence ATGACAGAACTTATTTTTTTAGTTGAGGACGATCCCGAAGGGGGTTATGTAGCTAGAGCGCTCGGCGAATCAATCTTTACACAAGCTGATAGTCTTCCAGAACTCCGCGAACGGGTTAAAGATGCTGTTCATTGTCATTATCCTGATGAAGCAACCCGACCGAAACTAATCCGTTTACATATCGTACATGATGAGGTCATTGCCTCATGA
- a CDS encoding type II toxin-antitoxin system HicA family toxin, which produces MKMPRDLSGEVLAKALEKLGYTVDRQTGSHIRLTTQENGEHHITIPNHSPIKIGTLGAILRDIENHFDITREELLLQLFS; this is translated from the coding sequence ATGAAGATGCCCAGAGATTTGTCTGGTGAAGTATTGGCAAAGGCTCTGGAAAAGTTAGGCTACACAGTCGATCGCCAAACGGGGAGTCATATTCGACTAACCACTCAAGAGAATGGAGAACACCACATTACCATTCCTAACCATAGCCCTATTAAAATTGGTACGCTTGGTGCAATTTTGCGCGATATTGAAAATCACTTTGACATAACTCGCGAAGAATTGCTTTTGCAACTCTTCTCCTAG
- a CDS encoding peroxiredoxin-like family protein, with protein MNLYSLLQRTERQRVSDRAIAPILQGIESVPLQLVLIWPQLGDFDSLEYAWWLQRERQQLQDKGIAVRAVGIGDRASGQQFCRYTGFPEDCLYIDPTAELHRSLKLYSGLSFKLPLLSTSQNAWLNLMLMCAGIGSPGTLSEVFRGYRGDTRAPQLIGDEESVKAAPLPPLKGSFFQWAGGKGFQRPFELATLRLRNMSEVLSKWNTYVPNSAYLTQRGATFLFNPQGDLLYEHRDPGILGFAADKSNPLSFLSAF; from the coding sequence ATGAATCTCTACAGCCTTTTGCAACGAACCGAACGCCAGCGCGTGAGCGATCGCGCGATCGCACCTATCCTACAAGGAATTGAATCCGTTCCCCTGCAACTGGTGCTGATTTGGCCGCAATTGGGAGACTTTGATAGCCTGGAGTATGCTTGGTGGTTGCAACGAGAACGCCAGCAGCTTCAAGATAAGGGGATAGCGGTTCGGGCGGTGGGAATTGGCGATCGCGCTTCCGGTCAGCAATTTTGCCGTTATACTGGATTTCCCGAAGATTGCCTATATATTGACCCTACAGCCGAACTGCACCGCAGCCTTAAACTATATTCTGGCTTATCCTTCAAACTGCCTCTACTCTCCACCAGCCAGAATGCTTGGTTGAACCTGATGCTGATGTGTGCGGGAATAGGTAGCCCTGGCACCCTCTCAGAGGTCTTTCGCGGCTATCGCGGCGACACTCGCGCACCCCAGCTTATTGGCGACGAAGAAAGCGTTAAAGCCGCCCCTCTGCCCCCTCTGAAAGGCTCATTTTTCCAATGGGCGGGCGGGAAAGGCTTTCAGCGCCCTTTTGAGTTGGCTACCCTGCGCTTGCGGAATATGAGCGAAGTATTAAGCAAATGGAATACTTACGTACCCAACTCTGCCTATCTTACCCAACGGGGCGCGACTTTCCTCTTTAACCCCCAAGGCGATCTTCTGTACGAACATCGCGATCCGGGTATTCTGGGGTTTGCGGCGGATAAAAGCAACCCCTTATCGTTTCTCTCTGCTTTCTAG
- the rsmI gene encoding 16S rRNA (cytidine(1402)-2'-O)-methyltransferase, with product MTHLGTLYIVGTPIGNLEDMTFRAIRILQSVGAIAAEDTRHTGKLLQHFQITTPQISYHEHNQQQRIPELLQRLRMGEDIAVVTDAGMPAIADPGYELIKASIAENIPIVPIPGANAAITAVCAAGLPTDRFIFEGFLPAKGKPRQERLAVLATETRTMILYESPHRLKQTLSDLAEGLGSDRAIVLGRELTKMHEEFWRGTVAEAIAHYSKVEPQGEFTLTIAGMSVAPLVLSEEALKTELEELLKQGLSRSQASRQLAQLTHLPKRQLYQLALSLPDPD from the coding sequence ATGACGCATTTAGGCACGCTGTATATTGTAGGAACGCCGATCGGGAATCTGGAGGATATGACGTTCCGGGCTATTCGGATTTTACAATCGGTGGGGGCGATCGCGGCTGAGGATACGCGCCACACGGGGAAGTTATTACAACATTTTCAGATAACTACGCCCCAAATTAGCTATCACGAACATAACCAACAGCAGCGCATTCCAGAGTTATTACAGCGGTTGCGGATGGGAGAGGATATTGCGGTGGTGACAGATGCGGGGATGCCTGCGATCGCCGATCCGGGGTATGAGTTAATTAAGGCTAGTATTGCGGAAAATATCCCCATTGTTCCTATTCCGGGTGCAAATGCGGCGATAACGGCGGTATGTGCGGCGGGTTTACCGACGGATCGGTTTATTTTTGAGGGGTTCTTACCCGCGAAGGGGAAACCGCGACAAGAACGGTTGGCGGTATTGGCGACGGAAACGCGCACGATGATTTTATACGAGTCGCCCCATCGCCTCAAGCAGACGCTCTCCGATTTGGCGGAGGGTTTGGGAAGCGATCGCGCCATTGTTTTGGGGCGAGAATTAACGAAGATGCATGAAGAGTTCTGGCGAGGAACGGTGGCGGAGGCGATCGCGCATTATTCTAAAGTGGAACCCCAAGGCGAATTTACCCTAACCATTGCGGGGATGAGTGTTGCGCCCTTGGTATTATCGGAGGAAGCGCTAAAAACCGAGTTGGAAGAGTTGCTAAAACAGGGGTTATCGCGATCGCAAGCCAGCCGCCAACTCGCACAACTCACCCATCTCCCCAAACGCCAACTCTATCAACTGGCGCTATCTCTCCCCGATCCCGACTAG